A portion of the Mycoplasmopsis mustelae genome contains these proteins:
- the gatB gene encoding Asp-tRNA(Asn)/Glu-tRNA(Gln) amidotransferase subunit GatB, with the protein MNNFEVIIGIEIHVELKTKTKIFSAMPIDFDAPANTCANQIDLGYPGTLPQVNKQAVKYAIALAKALNMHIDKQLRFDRKNYFYPDLPKGYQITQFYHPIGSNGKLTIQTENGFQDIAIERIHLEEDTARQHHNGDITQIDYNRAGVPLIEIVTYPVIKNANEAAAYVDMIKKTVQSLEISEGRLEKGSLRADINISLRPYGVDYLGTKVEIKNMNSLSNIRRAIEYEIKLQTQKILKGETILQQTKRFDDQSNSNVVMRTKTGVVDYRYFPEPNIPFIQLSDAFVDSVVLKELPLERKQRYEAAKIQNIYINSLLDDIELAKYFDSIPYENLEQLSKVFFAEVVSLANSKGVLAYNLGIKATYIAQAMQLLDAEVISSKSLKKLIPLLVDFNGDIDTLLDEYHLKQITDVEMITNLLIEIIDKNQTLVAEYLNRPERVLKFVLGNLMKQTNGQVNPSISNQIATRVLDEKFKK; encoded by the coding sequence GTGAATAATTTTGAAGTTATTATCGGAATTGAAATACACGTAGAATTAAAAACAAAAACCAAAATATTTTCAGCGATGCCAATTGATTTTGATGCACCCGCCAATACTTGTGCAAATCAAATTGATTTAGGATATCCAGGAACCTTACCACAAGTCAATAAACAAGCCGTTAAATATGCTATAGCCTTAGCAAAGGCACTAAATATGCACATTGATAAACAACTACGCTTTGATCGCAAAAACTATTTTTATCCTGACTTACCTAAAGGTTATCAAATTACGCAGTTTTATCATCCAATTGGTTCGAACGGAAAGTTAACCATTCAAACAGAAAACGGATTTCAAGACATTGCTATTGAACGGATTCATCTAGAAGAAGATACTGCACGTCAACATCATAATGGAGATATCACACAAATTGATTACAACCGTGCCGGAGTTCCATTAATTGAAATAGTAACTTATCCAGTGATAAAAAACGCAAATGAGGCAGCCGCATATGTAGATATGATTAAAAAAACGGTGCAATCACTCGAAATTTCAGAAGGAAGATTAGAAAAAGGTTCATTAAGAGCGGATATTAATATTTCACTTAGACCATATGGTGTTGATTACCTTGGAACAAAAGTAGAGATTAAAAATATGAACTCCTTATCTAATATTAGAAGAGCAATTGAATACGAAATAAAATTGCAAACTCAAAAAATTTTAAAAGGCGAAACAATTTTACAACAAACCAAACGCTTTGATGATCAAAGTAATAGTAATGTTGTGATGCGAACCAAAACTGGAGTGGTGGATTATCGTTATTTTCCGGAACCCAATATTCCTTTTATTCAACTCTCTGATGCTTTCGTTGATTCGGTAGTATTAAAAGAGTTACCATTAGAACGCAAACAACGTTATGAAGCAGCCAAAATTCAAAATATTTATATTAACAGTTTATTAGATGATATTGAATTGGCAAAATATTTTGATTCAATTCCATATGAAAATTTAGAACAACTATCAAAGGTGTTTTTTGCTGAAGTGGTTTCGTTAGCTAATTCAAAAGGTGTTTTGGCTTATAATTTAGGCATTAAAGCAACTTATATTGCACAAGCAATGCAACTTTTAGATGCTGAAGTTATTTCGAGTAAATCGCTTAAGAAATTAATTCCGCTTTTAGTTGATTTTAATGGTGATATTGATACATTGCTTGATGAGTATCATCTAAAACAAATTACCGACGTTGAAATGATAACTAATTTATTAATTGAAATTATTGATAAAAATCAAACATTAGTAGCTGAATATTTGAATCGTCCAGAAAGAGTGTTGAAGTTTGTATTAGGTAATTTGATGAAACAAACTAACGGACAGGTTAATCCAAGTATATCAAACCAAATTGCAACGAGAGTTTTAGATGAAAAATTTAAAAAATAA
- a CDS encoding HAD family hydrolase, giving the protein MDKLKNSDFDYLFFDLDGTLLDSQKNISHSSIEILQKMHKQGKKYSIVTGRPHYLAKQEFFDLNCDFPAICCNGSLIYDFKNNKIVYKNPITKKAAKEVFDALIASKVVFLIYTCEQIYGFHQNHQKPDWFIWLESTITKRDKENQFNFDWFDLNNQKHQFNPDKHDILKFLVIKRDTAIESINISESKVQKISDIYIINSQVHVYDIMPLNNSKGRSLQLLAQKYHINLDRSLVFGDEDNDISMFQSAKFSIVMGQAKPEVKKFATFITDDNDSDGIYKFLSQINTNEKR; this is encoded by the coding sequence ATGGACAAACTAAAAAATAGTGATTTTGATTATTTATTTTTTGATTTAGACGGAACATTATTAGATTCTCAAAAAAATATTTCACACAGTTCAATAGAAATTCTTCAAAAAATGCACAAACAAGGAAAAAAATATTCTATTGTTACTGGAAGGCCACATTATTTGGCCAAACAAGAATTTTTTGATTTAAATTGTGACTTCCCTGCTATTTGTTGTAATGGTTCATTAATTTATGATTTTAAAAATAATAAAATCGTTTATAAAAATCCTATTACAAAAAAAGCAGCTAAAGAAGTTTTTGATGCGTTAATCGCTAGCAAAGTAGTATTTTTAATTTATACTTGCGAACAAATTTATGGTTTTCATCAAAACCATCAAAAACCCGACTGATTTATATGATTAGAAAGTACCATCACAAAACGCGATAAAGAAAACCAATTTAACTTTGACTGATTTGATTTAAACAACCAAAAACATCAATTTAACCCAGACAAACACGACATACTAAAATTTTTAGTAATTAAGCGTGATACAGCTATAGAAAGCATTAATATTTCAGAATCTAAGGTGCAAAAAATCTCAGACATTTATATTATTAACTCACAAGTACATGTTTATGACATCATGCCTTTAAATAATTCAAAAGGTAGAAGTTTACAATTATTAGCTCAAAAATATCATATCAATTTAGATCGTTCGCTTGTTTTTGGCGATGAAGATAACGACATTTCAATGTTTCAGTCTGCTAAATTTTCAATAGTGATGGGTCAAGCAAAACCAGAAGTAAAGAAATTTGCCACATTTATAACCGATGATAACGATTCGGATGGCATCTATAAATTTTTATCTCAAATAAACACCAATGAAAAACGTTAA
- the araD gene encoding L-ribulose-5-phosphate 4-epimerase AraD produces the protein MLLYKYKLAIHTWGNVSGITKDRKLMVIKPSGVNYETMTVDDMVVVDMDNNVIDSKLNPSSDTPTHTLLYKANPNIQGIVHTHSPYAVGFAQAGKEIKCFGTTHADNFYGSVPCTRELTDEEINGAYEHNTGLVIIEHYQKNNLSFESTSATLVKEHGPFVWSIKNPKDAVNLALTLEEVAKMAINTLIIDPNKQQANKTLQNKHHFRKHGPNAYYGQTKK, from the coding sequence ATGCTTTTATATAAATACAAATTAGCAATTCATACATGAGGAAATGTTTCAGGGATTACCAAAGACCGTAAATTAATGGTAATTAAACCTTCAGGTGTAAATTATGAAACTATGACCGTTGACGATATGGTGGTCGTGGATATGGATAATAATGTCATCGATTCAAAATTAAATCCGTCTAGTGACACCCCAACACATACCTTACTTTACAAAGCAAATCCCAACATCCAAGGAATTGTACATACCCACTCACCATACGCGGTTGGTTTTGCACAAGCCGGAAAAGAAATCAAGTGTTTTGGAACTACTCATGCAGATAATTTTTATGGTTCAGTGCCTTGCACTCGTGAACTAACTGACGAAGAAATCAACGGTGCTTATGAACACAATACCGGGTTGGTTATCATCGAACATTATCAAAAAAACAATCTCAGCTTTGAATCTACCAGTGCAACTTTGGTTAAAGAACACGGACCATTTGTTTGATCAATCAAAAATCCAAAAGATGCAGTTAATTTAGCCTTAACCTTAGAAGAAGTTGCTAAAATGGCAATTAATACCTTAATTATCGATCCAAATAAACAACAAGCCAATAAAACTCTACAAAACAAACATCACTTTAGAAAACACGGACCAAACGCTTACTATGGACAAACTAAAAAATAG
- a CDS encoding L-ribulose-5-phosphate 3-epimerase, with product MNSKNTENKARFLGIYEKAINNKFDWATKINIAKAAGFDFIEFSIDESDFRLERLDWSNTQINELRELLIKKDFYFNSMCLSAHRRYPFGSKDPKIRAKALEIMQKALILAKKLGIRTIQLAAYDVYYEKSNETTKANFVKGMQLAAKLAQKYSITLAFETMDTPFAGTISKCLSFLKQINSPLFYIYPDLGNLNQFTPDIENEIFLGKDKIIAFHFKDTLPNKFKEVPWGKGSVNFVRSLKAIKKNDLNVPILIEMWSKNQPNETIDENIALLKQAKEFYHTQWKRAKGE from the coding sequence ATGAATTCAAAAAATACTGAAAATAAAGCAAGATTTTTAGGTATTTATGAAAAGGCAATCAACAATAAATTTGATTGAGCCACAAAAATTAACATTGCAAAAGCGGCTGGTTTTGATTTTATTGAATTTAGTATCGACGAATCAGACTTTCGTTTAGAACGCTTAGATTGATCCAATACCCAAATTAACGAACTACGAGAATTATTAATAAAAAAAGATTTTTATTTTAACTCAATGTGTCTAAGTGCACATCGTCGTTATCCATTTGGCTCAAAAGATCCAAAAATACGCGCTAAAGCCTTGGAAATAATGCAAAAAGCGTTAATTTTAGCCAAAAAACTTGGAATACGAACTATTCAATTAGCAGCTTATGATGTCTATTACGAAAAATCAAATGAAACCACTAAAGCAAACTTTGTTAAAGGAATGCAATTAGCAGCCAAATTAGCACAAAAATATAGCATTACCTTAGCTTTTGAAACTATGGATACACCTTTTGCCGGAACCATAAGTAAATGTTTATCATTTTTAAAACAAATTAATTCACCATTATTTTATATTTATCCAGACTTAGGAAACCTAAATCAATTTACACCAGATATTGAAAACGAGATCTTTTTAGGAAAAGATAAAATCATAGCCTTTCACTTTAAAGATACCTTACCAAATAAATTCAAAGAAGTACCTTGAGGTAAAGGAAGTGTAAATTTTGTTAGATCTTTAAAGGCAATTAAGAAAAACGATTTAAATGTCCCAATTTTAATTGAAATGTGATCTAAAAACCAACCCAACGAAACTATTGATGAAAACATCGCACTATTAAAACAAGCTAAAGAATTTTATCACACACAATGAAAGCGAGCTAAAGGTGAATAA
- a CDS encoding 3-keto-L-gulonate-6-phosphate decarboxylase UlaD, whose translation MALPLLQIALDNLSIEDAINSAKKASKYIDVIEVGTILLASEGKKAITELKKTFPDKIIVADGKIADAGKVFGKMFFENGADFITTICAAETATMADLVQFAKTYGPNKEIQVEMTNNFSWQQVQEWKQAGVPQVVWHRARDAQAAGVKWGQKDIDTVAKLAKMGFKVTVTGGVEIEDIKLFKDIPIFIFIAGRSIRDAKNPEMAAKEFKDEFKKYWK comes from the coding sequence ATGGCTTTACCTTTATTACAAATTGCATTGGATAATTTGAGTATTGAAGATGCGATTAATTCCGCAAAAAAAGCATCAAAATATATCGATGTAATTGAAGTAGGAACTATTTTATTAGCATCAGAAGGAAAAAAAGCAATTACCGAATTAAAAAAGACATTTCCAGATAAAATTATCGTGGCCGATGGTAAAATTGCCGATGCTGGTAAAGTTTTCGGAAAAATGTTCTTTGAAAACGGAGCTGACTTTATTACCACAATTTGTGCCGCCGAAACAGCTACAATGGCTGATTTAGTTCAATTTGCTAAAACTTACGGACCAAATAAAGAAATTCAAGTAGAAATGACTAATAACTTTAGTTGACAACAAGTACAAGAATGAAAACAAGCCGGAGTTCCACAAGTAGTTTGGCACCGTGCTCGCGACGCACAAGCGGCAGGAGTTAAGTGAGGGCAAAAAGATATTGATACTGTTGCAAAACTGGCTAAGATGGGATTTAAAGTTACCGTAACCGGTGGAGTAGAGATAGAAGATATCAAATTATTTAAAGATATTCCTATTTTTATTTTCATTGCCGGCAGATCAATTCGTGACGCTAAGAACCCGGAAATGGCTGCAAAGGAATTTAAAGATGAATTCAAAAAATACTGAAAATAA
- a CDS encoding MPN499 family protein, which yields MKNVKNVKVNQMDNGFWLVPSFLKIFSPKSRNVALKHSFTLVDLIEKNDLQDLNIIFSFNGDTKFQHFNNLLKYRNYDFQLQLNQLSKLGEHDFFDWEVVENLIIRFNFKTIKTLYSGYTFFFTPKYFEYYYQKNKRNEEKLIVQWTKFGLEIISK from the coding sequence ATGAAAAACGTTAAAAATGTTAAAGTAAACCAGATGGATAATGGTTTTTGATTAGTTCCTTCGTTTCTTAAGATTTTTTCTCCAAAATCAAGAAATGTTGCTTTAAAACACTCCTTTACATTAGTTGATTTAATCGAAAAGAATGATTTACAAGATTTAAATATTATTTTCTCCTTCAATGGTGATACCAAATTTCAACATTTTAATAATTTATTAAAATACCGAAATTATGATTTTCAATTACAATTAAATCAATTATCTAAACTCGGCGAGCATGACTTTTTTGATTGAGAAGTAGTAGAAAACCTCATTATTCGCTTTAACTTTAAAACCATAAAAACACTATACTCGGGATATACATTTTTCTTTACACCCAAATACTTTGAATACTACTATCAAAAAAACAAACGCAACGAAGAAAAATTGATAGTTCAATGAACCAAATTCGGTCTTGAAATTATTAGTAAATAA
- a CDS encoding PTS sugar transporter subunit IIA: METINLVKILKKYDTVNVGLEAKDWKEAVYLSVKPLIDKNLVEARYYDAIIENTHKYGPYYLIADNLAMPHAQSEAGVLKNSFSLVTLTKPVFFENDERPVRVLITLAATSAEVHTSEALPQIVKIFGDPTNIETIMKAETKQEVFDLITKTDQESTSF; encoded by the coding sequence ATGGAAACAATTAACTTAGTAAAAATTTTAAAAAAGTATGACACTGTAAATGTCGGATTAGAAGCTAAAGATTGAAAAGAAGCAGTTTATTTATCAGTTAAACCTTTAATTGATAAAAACTTAGTTGAAGCTAGATATTACGACGCAATTATTGAAAATACACATAAATATGGACCTTATTATTTGATTGCCGATAACTTAGCAATGCCGCATGCCCAAAGTGAAGCTGGTGTTTTAAAAAATTCATTTTCATTAGTTACTTTAACAAAGCCGGTCTTCTTTGAAAATGATGAACGACCAGTTCGTGTTTTAATCACACTAGCGGCAACTAGTGCCGAAGTACACACTTCAGAAGCATTACCACAAATTGTAAAAATTTTTGGCGACCCCACTAATATTGAAACTATTATGAAGGCAGAAACTAAACAAGAAGTATTTGATTTAATCACAAAAACAGATCAAGAAAGCACATCATTTTAG
- a CDS encoding YhjD/YihY/BrkB family envelope integrity protein: MKNLKNKTLTYKKMLKMRVPKSIYKKYYLNIIQYSTFVFFTKLYEKIILGIISIFAHFLIRASSQSQKAKRKKVVLNVFEKFWANDYNFVWLSTAFYMLISFVSVIYIVNFLNISINDNIHAFTNYVSPFYQNAVANGNASESVFQSLFNITIFNKFIPGSDLYFSPQNNVIVNSTLNKLYSLIPGSFVAIPSLYIAAGGYGKLITSFNVIYSHERIGTYWGNKVKGLFLVIVVSVILWGLSTIHIFVQARVFISHSLIDSAFNDFLYILFTIIFFVLTFLFLFKLTPSFKLNFNSIYRGMIISTTPTVLLVIIYTYLNKLFSYSKYGAAVGFFFSIGFFVNWYVYFMFLGIIFNNAYYKSYISTRTMPKRIHAWLF, from the coding sequence ATGAAAAATTTAAAAAATAAAACCTTAACATATAAAAAAATGTTAAAAATGCGAGTACCGAAGAGTATTTATAAAAAATATTATTTAAATATCATTCAATATAGTACTTTTGTGTTTTTTACTAAATTATATGAAAAAATTATTTTAGGAATAATTAGTATTTTCGCTCATTTTTTAATACGCGCAAGCAGTCAATCCCAAAAAGCCAAACGTAAAAAAGTTGTTTTAAATGTTTTTGAAAAATTTTGAGCAAATGATTATAATTTTGTATGACTTTCAACAGCTTTTTATATGCTAATTTCCTTTGTTTCAGTCATTTATATTGTTAATTTTTTAAATATTTCTATAAATGATAACATTCATGCATTTACAAATTATGTTTCTCCATTTTATCAAAATGCAGTTGCTAATGGAAATGCTAGCGAAAGTGTATTTCAAAGTTTGTTTAATATAACCATTTTCAATAAGTTTATTCCGGGCAGCGATTTATATTTTAGTCCACAAAATAATGTGATTGTTAATTCTACTTTAAACAAATTATATTCATTGATTCCAGGGTCATTTGTAGCTATTCCTTCGTTATATATTGCTGCAGGCGGATATGGAAAATTAATTACTTCGTTTAATGTGATTTATTCGCATGAAAGAATTGGAACATATTGGGGGAATAAGGTTAAAGGTTTGTTTTTGGTTATTGTGGTTTCGGTGATTTTGTGAGGACTTTCAACTATTCATATTTTTGTGCAGGCCAGAGTTTTTATAAGCCATAGTTTGATCGACTCGGCTTTTAATGATTTTTTATATATTTTATTTACTATAATCTTTTTTGTACTAACCTTTTTATTTTTATTTAAACTAACCCCATCATTTAAATTGAATTTTAATTCAATTTATCGCGGAATGATTATTTCAACTACTCCTACAGTATTATTGGTCATCATTTATACATATTTAAATAAACTCTTTTCTTATTCCAAATATGGGGCGGCGGTCGGGTTTTTCTTTAGTATTGGCTTCTTTGTCAACTGATATGTTTATTTTATGTTTCTAGGAATTATCTTTAATAATGCTTATTATAAAAGCTATATTAGTACGCGCACAATGCCTAAGAGAATTCATGCTTGATTATTTTAA